The DNA sequence gaaGGTCTAGGTCACGGGCATCtaaaatgcccgtgaccttcgatccctcaggcggtactgcatcaaaaaccgacatcagtgtgtaaaggatatcaccacatgggctcagaagacttcagaaaaccactgtcagtaactacagttggtcgctacatctctaagtgcaagttaaaactctgctatgcaaagcgagagccatttatcaacaacacccagaaacgccgccgacttcgctgggcctgtgctcatctaagatggactgatgcaaagtggaaaagtgttcggtggtctgacgagtccacatttcaaaatgtttttggaaactgtggacgtcatgtactccggaacaaagaggaaaagaaccattcggactgttataggcgcaaagttcaaaagccagcatctgtgatggtatgggggtgtattagtgcccaaggcatgggtaacttacacatctgtgaagacaccattaatgctgaaaggtacatacagattttggagcaacatatgttgccatccaagcaatgttaccatggacgcccctgcttatttcagcaagacaatgccaagccatgtgttacaacagcgtggattcgtagtaaaagagtgcgggaactggactggcctgcctgtagtcacattgaaaatgtgtggcgcattactaagtgtaaaatacgacaagggagaccctagactgttgaacaacttaagttgtacatcaagcaagaatgggaaataattccacctgaaaagcttcaaaaattggtctcctcagttcccaaacgtttactgagtgttgttaaaaggaaaggccatgtaacacagtggtaaaaatacccctgtgccaacttttttgcaatgtgttgctgccatcaaattataagttaatgattatttgcaaaaaaaaagtagttcctcagttcgaacattaaatatcttgtctttgcagtctatttaatttaatacaatttgaaaaggatttgcaaatcattgtattctgtttttattttacgatttacacaacgtgccaacttcactggttttgagttttgtgtgTTCTTTAATTAATGTGACTTCTCCGTGTAGGTTAACAATGATAAACAACACCATTCATAATTTAGATACATACAAAGACTCAAAATGCTCTCAAAGTCCAAACTAATAGCACATTTACTCCCATGGGACTACATCAGTGTGTGTTAGAAAGGCGTGTAATTTAATGTGATTGCTCCTTGCAGGATGTGTGTGATAACTAAACAATTCATAATATGAACGCATAAAAAGACTCAAAATGATCCAAAAGTCAAAACTCACAGTGCGCTGCTCGCCTGCTActacatttgtgtgtgtaataAAGTTATGTTATTTAATTAATATGCTCGCTTCTTGTAAATTATTGTTGATAACCGTTAAGGTGTATGTTATAAATAGATGGAAAGACTTAAAACGATCCAAAGGTCCACACTACATTCGCGTGCGTAATAAAGATCTGTCATTTGATAAATATGAACGCTCCTCGCAGGTTATTAATGATAATTAACACAATTTATTGTATAGATCGATGGAAAGATTTGAAATAATCCAAGAGTCCCAACCCACAGCACGCTAGCTCTTCTGCGATTacatttgtgaagtgaagtgatttacattttatatagcgctttttctcaagtgactcaaagcgctttacattgtgaaacccaatatctaagttacatttaaaccagtgtgggtggcactgggagcaggtgggtaaagtgtcttgcccaaggacacaacggcagtgactaggatggcggaagcggggatcgaacttgcaaccctcaagttgctggcatggccgctctaccaaccgagctataccgtcccgttTGTGTGTGTATTAAAGACTTTTCCTGGTGTTTTATTAATGTGACCGCTCCTTGATGGTATTTATTGCTAACCAATATAGCTCACAATATCAATTCATATAAAGTATCAAAATGATCTAAAAGTCACAATCTACACCCGTGACTTAACTCCCTAAGCCCTTAAACCAGGGATTCTTAACCTTTtagaccttggggcccaactattccactacagaggggccactCATatattaaaggtgctgtttgcaactcccTTACAGTAACATGTTTTAAAGCAAAACATATAATGAGAACACCGCCGGCTAGCGTATGTTACCATTTGTGGTTTAACAGaatacatttgtttgacaattgtctatatttttcacaaggaCAAAGTTTACGTGAGAAAAATTTTAGccggcccgaataaaatgattgctTTTACGACGGTCACTCACCCCGTCTCGTCAACACAAACGCTCAGGGAACGCGTGCACgtacacaaaagcagtccaagagaaccaacaaacaatttgcagtcatgttgttgttatgacagAATACAAATTCAATAACAGCTAACACCTAAAGCCGAAGTGTGTGCACGTGTTACATACGTACATAATGACGTCATTGCGTACGAGAAGCTgtgagagggcgggatatactgtgtaaaatactttggaaagttggcgccctctagacatctgtgtaaatttagcaaacagcccctttaaaggggaacattatcacaatttcagaattgttaaaagcattaaaaatcagttcccagtggcttattatattttttgaagtttttttcaaaattttacccatcacgcaatatccctaaaaaaagcttcaaagtgcctgattttaaccacccgtccattttcttgtgacgtcacatagtgaagccaacacaaacaaacatggcggaaagaacagcaagctatagcgacattagctcggattcagactcggatttcagcggcttaagcgattcaacagattacaaatgtattgaaacggatggttgtagtgtggaggcaggtagcgaaaacgaaattgaagaagaaactgaaactattgagccatatcggtttgaaccagaTGCAAGcgcaaccgacgaaaacgacacgacagccagcgacacgggagaaagcgaggacgaatttggcgatcgccttctaaccaacgattggtatgtgtttgtttggcattaaaggaaactaacaactatgaactaggtttacagcatatggaatacatttggcaacaacatgcactttgagagtgcagacagcccaattttcatcaattaatatattctgtagacataccctcatccgcgctcttttcctgaaagctgatctgtccagttttggagttgatgtcagtaggccagggaagctagggtcgatagggggtttagctcgctcgtctgcgggaacaaactgccgccattgcttgccgtgctagcgaggtcctttgtccctgaattgctcacactctccggcagattcaatgggggtctggcggcagatttctttgactttatcgttggaaatgcatctgctttgcttgtcgcaggatatccacacattcttgccatctctgccgtagcatagctttcgtcggtaaagtgtgcggaacaaacgtccaatttcttgccactttcgcatctttgggccactggtgcaacttgaatccgtccctgttcatgttgttacaccctccgacaacacaccgacgaggcatgatgtctccaaggtacggaaaacagtcgaaaaaacggaaaataacagagctgatttgactcggtgtttgagaaaatgctggattgcttcccgatgtgacgccacgttgtgacgtcatcgctccgagagcgaatattagaaaggcgtttaattcgccaaaattcacccatttagagttcggaaatcgattaaaaaaatatatggtcttttttctgcaacatcaaggtatatattgacgcttacataggtctggtgataatgttcccctttaatgctgaattagtaatcttactcttgatttataTCTCCTACTAACAacataacctacttacagtttaacaggctaagtcagtggttcttaaccttgttggaggtaccgaaccccaccagtttcatatgcgcactcaccgaaccctcctttttaaaaaaatttaagacaaagttatttttcggagtataagtcgcaccggagtataagtcgcacctgcccaaaatgcataataaaaaaggaaaaaaacatatataagtcgcactaaagcccggccaaactatgaaaaaaactgagacttatagtccgaaaaatacggtatatgtttttggtaacactttaatatggggaacatattctaagtaacaaagacttaatttagagttatttggttagggttagggttcgggttagggttagggttagagggttagggccagggttagagtgttagggttagttaagagccaatattttactaatttgcatgttactaagcaactaattaatggtgaatatgttccacatactaaagtgttaccatgttttttttactggttcacaaaatgaaccgtgcatgaacatcaccttgttcaaacaacaaaactaacacagtgcataaactcacaacaaattacacacctgcaaatcagtctgacttctgctgttgccgtatccgtaatacgccgatagggagaagtttttgtttacacgatgagtcgggtatgttttgacctccgccgaacccctgagcccgactcaccgaacccctagggttcgatcgaacccaggttaagaaccactgggctaagtcataccaaagactataaaaaaatgggacccattacctccctgcttggcactcagcatcaagggttggaattgggggttaaatcaacaaaatgattcccgaacgccgccatcgctgctgctcactgctcccctcacctcccaggggggtggaacaaggggatgggtcgaatgcagaaagtaatttcaccacacctagtgtgtgtgtgtgtgtgtgtgtgtgtgtgtgactatcattggtacttttaaaccTTGTCAaaggatatgaaagcatgtgttaatcacaaaatattattatcaaggttTAGGTCAAAATAAATACTCATCAAATATACTGAGAAAGAAGGAACTCATAAAAAttgataaaaatacattttgtaaaataaatttgaacttcattaataataaataataagaaGTATGTTTCTTAACAAAACGGTCGCTAAACTCAAAGTGCAAATAGAAATACAGattcaccattttagtcataagtcattaagaaacttctctatgacttaagcttaccatgaattgatcagACTTACACttaaacttcctttttattgtcattcaaatttgaactttacagcacagataagaaagaaatttcgttacataagctcatggtagtgcaggataaaaaaaagcaataaggtgcatgtataaataaataaatatatataaataatatatataatatatatatatatatatataaaataaatagatatatataatacatataaataaataaataaattactgtacggataaatatattgcactttttgacatgcgtccacgtttatggatgtatgttatattgtcttttttattccagcgagttaatccattttggggggagttgaggggataatttaattgtgatgcgtttaagagtcttacggcctgagggaagaagcagtttaacgtggaccccgacttaaacaagttgaaaaatgtatccgggtgttaccatttagtggtcaattgtacagaatatgcactgtactgtgcaatctactaataaaagtctcaatcaatcaatcaatcaattctgacttcttctgtttacggaccacagctgagaaacagatgttTTTCACGGCCCTATGGTTGAGAAACACTTCCCTAAGCCATGCTATGCAGACCACTTACAGTAAATGTAACACGCCTGTTGGTTTCTTATCTTCCATATCATCGTGTGTCATATTCTTCCTTCACGTAGAACAAGATCGGCAATAAGAGGCGCCCCCCACCCCCTGCGGACTGTGTTCCCCTGTGGGGGAGCTGTAAATCTGCGGGGAACGTTTGCTGCGACTTGTGCGCCTTCTGCCACTGTCGCATCTTCAGAACCGTCTGTTACTGCCGGATGGGCAACCCTCGCTGCTGAGCACACAAGGAGTCCACGCGGACGCGGGGGTGATGCGGACGGCTTCCTGGCCCAAGAGCTTGCCTGAACTTCACTGCATGAAAGCACTTTAAGAGGCTGGACTGCGGCAGTCTGATGAGGAGCGATGAACACCTAAGCAATCAATGACATTGCATGACTATAAGATACTTATTTTCATATACGCCTCATGCCTATATGTATCATTTATTACAAcaattatgaataaaacatatacaATATTACACTGGAGTGCTGATTAAATGAAATGTAGCGAGGGATAGCCAGCAGTCAAGATTGTCGTTTTTAAACGGGCTGTTTGCGTCCTTTATGCCAAAATCATcttgtggtatgccaaataatcacttgattaaagtacagtgttttgtttTCCCATATTcagacacagtgttactgttcaaagtgtgtgaaaaatgttaaatatacagtACGGGCCAAATCTTCTCATTCACGTgttcattttctttattttcatgactgtttacattgtagattgtcacagaaGGCAGTaatactatgaatgaacacatgtggagttatgtacttgacaaaaaaaggtgaaataactgaaaacatgtttactccggcttcctagctccaccgccaaagacatgcacctggggataggttgattggcaacactaaattggccctagtgtgtgaatgtgagtgtgaatgttgtctgtctatctgtgttggccctgcgatgaggtggcgacttgtccagggtgtaccccgccttccgcccgaatgcagctgagatagaccccccttcgaccccaaaagagacaaacggtagaaaatggatggatggatggatgttttgtagCTTCAAGcaaacctgtgaagtgaaaaccatttcgggtgactacctcttgaagctcatcgcttTTTTTTAACcgaatgcggcccctgagtcaaaaagtttggggacccctgatctacaatgtaaatcaggggtgctcacactttttcttcaggcgagctacttttcaattgatcaagtcgtggggatctacctcattcatatatataatttatatttacttatttatgaaatatatgtttttgttaacaagttaaaggtgtttaatcataatgcaagcatgtttaacacatatagttaatattgttaatacattaaaggtgtttaatgataatacatgtatgtttaatacatatagttaatattgttaacaagttaaaggtgtttaaagataatgcaagcatgtttaacacatatagttaatattgttaacaagttaaaggtggttaaaaataatacaagcatgtttaacacaaatagttaatattgttaacaacttaaaggtggttaaatataaaacaagcatgtttaacacatatagttaatattgttaacaacttaaaggtggttaaagataatacaagcatgtttaacacatatagttaatattgttaacaagttaaaggtggttaaagataatacaagcatgtttaacacatatagattcctttctttcatgaagacaagaatataagttggtgtattacctgattctgatgacttgcattgattggaatcagacaatggtgatgataacgtccgcattttcgaatggaggagaaaaaaagtccttctttctgtccaataccacaagaaagtggttggtttttggcatcttatttgtccagcttccgtactcctttgtatacactttacaagaaatacattgtcggcaaactccgtagcttgctagcttgtgcacgccagctttctgagactcttattttggtagcgcaggcaggatgaagcagagcttttattgtgcaactgtgcagtcggtctttggaattttgacgacaggtacggcgccagagtctgttgaaattaagtgtttctcgccttccagtcggtaattttaatgagccggcagcagccagcgtcatcgcagaagaccctcgggtgccgtgaatgtcaatcaagtgacgaaagtgacgtcatagtgaagatttatgatcgctcatttttaggactatttttttaatgcctggctggtgatcgactgacacaccctccgagatcgaccggtagatcgagatcgaccggtagatcgcgatcgacgtaatgagcaccgctgatgtaaatagtcatgaaaataaagaaaacgcattaaatgagaaggtgtgtccaaacatttggcctgtactgtatacttgtttttaatgaatacttaggcctattatgctactttattttaatgttagtcattatggtggtacttggacagcCACGTTTTTCTGAGGTGTTACTTGGTATaaagaagtttgagaaccactgctttacgcGGTTGCCAAGATAGCGCTGACTTCACAAGTGTTGGTAGcatatatcccgccctcttcagGCTTTTAGCACGTCATGACGTAAACTATGccacatgtaacacacacacacacactttaacttTGTGTGTTGTCAGCTAATACAGCAATTTAGCAAAGTTAAGCCACTGAAGTTAGCTGTCATCGAATGTATATTCTgtcataaccatacttgccaaccttgagacctccgatttcgggaggtgggggggggggggggggggcgtggttgggggcgtggttaagaggggaggagtatatttacagctagaattcaccaagtcaagtatttcatatttatatatacatatatatatatatatatatatatacaggtaaaagccagtaaattagaatattttgaaaaacttgatttatttcagtaattgcattcaaaaggtgtaacttgtacattatatttattcattgcacacagactgatgcattcaaatgtttatttcatttaattttgatgatttgaagtggcaacaaatgaaaatccaaaattccgtgtgtcacaaaattagaatattacttaaggctaatacaaaaaagggatttttagaaatgttggccaactgaaaagtatgaaaatgaaaaatatgagcatgtacaatactcaatacttggttggagctccttttgcctcaattactgcgttaatgcggcgtggcatggagtcgatgagtttctggcactgctcaggtgttatgagagcccaggttgctctgatagtggccttcaactcttctgtgtttttgggtctggcattctgcatcttccttttcacaataccccacagattttctatggggctaaggtcaggggagttggcgggccaatttagaacagaaataccatggtccgtaaaccaggcacgggtagattttgcgctgtgtgcaggcgccaagtcctgttggaacttgaaatctccatctccatagagcaggtcagcagcaggaagcatgaagtgctctaaaacttgctggtagacggctgcgttgaccatggatctcaggaaacagagtggaccgacaccagcagatgacatggcaccccaaaccatcactgatggtggaaactttacactagacttcaggcaacgtggatcctgtgcctctcctgtcttcctccagactctgggacctcgatttccaaaggaaatgcaaaatttgcatggttgggtgatggtttggggtgccatgtcatctgttggtgtcggtccactctgtttcctgagatccagggtcaacgcagccgtctaccagcaagttttagagcacttcatgcttcctgctgctgacctgctctatggagatggagatttcaagttccaacaggacttggcgcctgcacacaggcaaaatctacccgtgcctggtttacggaccatggtatttctgttctaaattggcccgccaactcccctgaccttagccccatagaaaatctgtggggtattgtgaaaaggaagatgcagaatgccagacccaaaaacacagaagagttgaaggccactatcagagcaacctgggctctcataacacctgagcagtgccagaaactcatggactccatgccacgccgcattaacgcagtaattgaggcaaaaggagctccaaccaagtattgagtattgtacatgctcatatttttcattttcatacttttcagttggccaacatttctaaaaatcccttttttgtattagccttaagaaatattctaattttgtgacacacggaattttggattttcatttgttgccacttcaaatcatcaaaattaaatgaaataaacatttgaatgcatcagtctgtgtgcaatgaataaatataatgtacaagttacaccttttgaatgcaattactgaaataaatcaagtttttcaaaatattctaatttactggcttttacctgtatatataagaaatacttgactttcagtgaattctatttatatatatatatatatatatatatatatatatattatatatatatatatatatatatatatatatatatatatatatatatatatatatatatatatatatatagaagagaaatacttgaatttcagtgttcatttatttacacatatacacacacatagcactcatctactcattgttgagttaagggttgaattgtccatccttggtctattctctgtcactatttttctaaccatgctgaacaactttttctgatgatgcattctgcttcatctccttgttgtgtgtgcagttgtgcactgcactctctaaaagccctagatgttaatgtcacatatgcatatacagtagatggcagtattgtcctgtttaagagtgtcacaacatcgctgtttacggcagacgaactgctttacggtagacgaaaacgtgactgctgttgtgtgttgttaccgcgctgggaggacgttaatgaaactgcctaacaataaacccacataagaaactaagaactcgcc is a window from the Nerophis lumbriciformis linkage group LG28, RoL_Nlum_v2.1, whole genome shotgun sequence genome containing:
- the LOC133570911 gene encoding uncharacterized protein isoform X2, whose translation is MQAFLLLGCVVFATSEYIFGSAHMLTDDRLSTNKNWQNQEGGREQRGSKRTRSAIRGAPHPLRTVFPCGGAVNLRGTFAATCAPSATVASSEPSVTAGWATLAAEHTRSPRGRGGDADGFLAQELA